One Festucalex cinctus isolate MCC-2025b chromosome 1, RoL_Fcin_1.0, whole genome shotgun sequence genomic region harbors:
- the tom1l2a gene encoding TOM1-like protein 2 isoform X4, producing the protein MEFLLGNPYSTPVGQCIERATDGGLQNEDWALNMEICDIINETDEGPKDAMRALKKRLSGNKNYREVMLALTVMETCVKNCGHRFHVQVANRDFIDGVLVKIISPKANPPTIVQDKVLSLIQAWADAFRSSPDLTGVVHIYEELKRKGLEFPMADLDALSPIHTPQRGTPEVDPAMIKYLAPATTAASPKPATNSPATQVSPHGPITATPQQVARLRSELDIVRGNIKVLSEMLTEMVPGQEDKSDLELLQELHRTCRAMQQRVVELISRMSNEEVTEELLHVNDDLNNIFLRYERYERYRSGRGAQNKGLTEASMTLLPCSGPAKVPGMNSVIILGEATDDNLIDLGPGSPAVVTPRVASSTPPHSTAGAAASPARNPAAASLSSALAGLDVGPTSQPSRNQDDFDMFAQTRGSSLADQRKNVKYEDPQALGGLASALDVRQHNTGGIPVSQSSVMDDIEEWLCADVKGDPPDEGVTSEEFDKFLEERAKASDTSPPGDNPAHPARAPVGSHKKAERTEDALFAL; encoded by the exons ATGGAGTTCTTACTCGGAAATCCCTACAGCACTCCCGTGGGCCAATGCATTG AGAGGGCCACTGATGGAGGGCTCCAGAATGAAGACTGGGCCCTCAACATGGAGATCTGTGACATCATAAACGAGACTGATGAGGG GCCGAAAGATGCCATGCGAGCGTTAAAGAAACGACTCAGTGGCAACAAGAATTACCGAGAAGTCATGCTGGCGCTAACG GTAATGGAGACGTGTGTGAAGAACTGTGGCCACAGGTTTCACGTTCAGGTGGCCAACAGAGATTTCATTGATGGCGTTTTGGTGAAAATAATCTCCCCCAAAGCCAATCCGCCAACCATCGTGCAAGACAAAGTGCTGTCGCTCATACAG GCCTGGGCCGATGCATTCCGGAGCAGTCCTGATCTTACGGGGGTGGTCCACATCTATGAAGAACTGAAGAGGAAGGGGCTGGAGTTCCCCATGGCAGATTTGGATGCACTGTCGCCCATCCACACACCACAGCGG GGAACACCAGAGGTGGACCCAGCCATGATCAAGTACCTCGCACCTGCAACCACTGCTGCATCTCCAAAACCTGCAACAAACTCACCTGCAACACAGGTCTCTCCACATGGCCCCATCACCGCAACTCCCCAACAG GTGGCACGGTTACGTAGTGAGTTGGACATTGTGAGAGGCAACATTAAAGTCTTGTCAGAGATGCTCACAGAGATGGTCCCCGGCCAGGAAGATAAATCCGACCTAGAGCTGCTCCAG GAGCTGCACAGGACATGCAGAGCAATGCAGCAGCGAGTCGTTGAACTGATCTCACGCATGTCAAACGAGGAAGTGACCGAGGAGCTGCTGCACGTCAACGACGACCTCAACAACATTTTCCTCCGATACGAGAG GTATGAAAGGTACAGGTCGGGGAGAGGCGCTCAGAACAAAGGG CTGACGGAGGCAAGTATGACATTGCTGCCATGTTCAGGGCCAGCCAAAGTTCCTGGGATGAACAGTGTGATA ATTTTGGGTGAGGCCACAGATGACAATCTGATTGACTTGGGTCCCGGCTCTCCTGCTGTGGTCACACCCAGAGTGGCATCCAGCACGCCTCCTCACAGCACCGCAGGGGCCGCTGCCTCCCCAGCCCGTAACCCCGCTGCGGCATCCCTGTCCTCTGCGCTGGCCGGCCTTG ATGTCGGTCCTACAAGTCAACCAAGCCGCAACCAGGATGACTTTGACATGTTTGCCCAGACTCGGGGCAGCTCTCTGGCTGACCAACGTAAAAA TGTCAAGTACGAAGATCCGCAGGCTCTGGGTGGTCTGGCCTCGGCTTTGGATGTTAGACAGCACAACACTGGAGGG ATCCCTGTATCGCAGTCCTCTGTCATGGATGACATAGAGGAGTGGCTCTGTGCTGACGTG AAAGGCGATCCTCCGGATGAAGGTGTAACCAGTGAAG AGTTTGATAAGTTCCTGGAGGAGCGAGCGAAGGCATCAGATACATCACCACCCGGGGATAACCCCGCTCATCCGGCCCGCGCTCCCGTCGGCTCGCACAAGAAAGCCGAACGGACGGAAGACGCCCTCTTTGCCTTGTAG
- the tom1l2a gene encoding TOM1-like protein 2 isoform X10, which translates to MEFLLGNPYSTPVGQCIERATDGGLQNEDWALNMEICDIINETDEGPKDAMRALKKRLSGNKNYREVMLALTVMETCVKNCGHRFHVQVANRDFIDGVLVKIISPKANPPTIVQDKVLSLIQAWADAFRSSPDLTGVVHIYEELKRKGLEFPMADLDALSPIHTPQRGTPEVDPAMIKYLAPATTAASPKPATNSPATQVSPHGPITATPQQVARLRSELDIVRGNIKVLSEMLTEMVPGQEDKSDLELLQELHRTCRAMQQRVVELISRMSNEEVTEELLHVNDDLNNIFLRYERYERYRSGRGAQNKGLTEASMTLLPCSGPAKVPGMNSVIILGEATDDNLIDLGPGSPAVVTPRVASSTPPHSTAGAAASPARNPAAASLSSALAGLDVGPTSQPSRNQDDFDMFAQTRGSSLADQRKNVKYEDPQALGGLASALDVRQHNTGGAILRMKV; encoded by the exons ATGGAGTTCTTACTCGGAAATCCCTACAGCACTCCCGTGGGCCAATGCATTG AGAGGGCCACTGATGGAGGGCTCCAGAATGAAGACTGGGCCCTCAACATGGAGATCTGTGACATCATAAACGAGACTGATGAGGG GCCGAAAGATGCCATGCGAGCGTTAAAGAAACGACTCAGTGGCAACAAGAATTACCGAGAAGTCATGCTGGCGCTAACG GTAATGGAGACGTGTGTGAAGAACTGTGGCCACAGGTTTCACGTTCAGGTGGCCAACAGAGATTTCATTGATGGCGTTTTGGTGAAAATAATCTCCCCCAAAGCCAATCCGCCAACCATCGTGCAAGACAAAGTGCTGTCGCTCATACAG GCCTGGGCCGATGCATTCCGGAGCAGTCCTGATCTTACGGGGGTGGTCCACATCTATGAAGAACTGAAGAGGAAGGGGCTGGAGTTCCCCATGGCAGATTTGGATGCACTGTCGCCCATCCACACACCACAGCGG GGAACACCAGAGGTGGACCCAGCCATGATCAAGTACCTCGCACCTGCAACCACTGCTGCATCTCCAAAACCTGCAACAAACTCACCTGCAACACAGGTCTCTCCACATGGCCCCATCACCGCAACTCCCCAACAG GTGGCACGGTTACGTAGTGAGTTGGACATTGTGAGAGGCAACATTAAAGTCTTGTCAGAGATGCTCACAGAGATGGTCCCCGGCCAGGAAGATAAATCCGACCTAGAGCTGCTCCAG GAGCTGCACAGGACATGCAGAGCAATGCAGCAGCGAGTCGTTGAACTGATCTCACGCATGTCAAACGAGGAAGTGACCGAGGAGCTGCTGCACGTCAACGACGACCTCAACAACATTTTCCTCCGATACGAGAG GTATGAAAGGTACAGGTCGGGGAGAGGCGCTCAGAACAAAGGG CTGACGGAGGCAAGTATGACATTGCTGCCATGTTCAGGGCCAGCCAAAGTTCCTGGGATGAACAGTGTGATA ATTTTGGGTGAGGCCACAGATGACAATCTGATTGACTTGGGTCCCGGCTCTCCTGCTGTGGTCACACCCAGAGTGGCATCCAGCACGCCTCCTCACAGCACCGCAGGGGCCGCTGCCTCCCCAGCCCGTAACCCCGCTGCGGCATCCCTGTCCTCTGCGCTGGCCGGCCTTG ATGTCGGTCCTACAAGTCAACCAAGCCGCAACCAGGATGACTTTGACATGTTTGCCCAGACTCGGGGCAGCTCTCTGGCTGACCAACGTAAAAA TGTCAAGTACGAAGATCCGCAGGCTCTGGGTGGTCTGGCCTCGGCTTTGGATGTTAGACAGCACAACACTGGAGGG GCGATCCTCCGGATGAAGGTGTAA
- the tom1l2a gene encoding TOM1-like protein 2 isoform X9, translated as MEFLLGNPYSTPVGQCIERATDGGLQNEDWALNMEICDIINETDEGPKDAMRALKKRLSGNKNYREVMLALTVMETCVKNCGHRFHVQVANRDFIDGVLVKIISPKANPPTIVQDKVLSLIQAWADAFRSSPDLTGVVHIYEELKRKGLEFPMADLDALSPIHTPQRGTPEVDPAMIKYLAPATTAASPKPATNSPATQVSPHGPITATPQQVARLRSELDIVRGNIKVLSEMLTEMVPGQEDKSDLELLQELHRTCRAMQQRVVELISRMSNEEVTEELLHVNDDLNNIFLRYERYERYRSGRGAQNKGLTEASMTLLPCSGPAKVPGMNSVIILGEATDDNLIDLGPGSPAVVTPRVASSTPPHSTAGAAASPARNPAAASLSSALAGLDVGPTSQPSRNQDDFDMFAQTRGSSLADQRKNVKYEDPQALGGLASALDVRQHNTGGIPVSQSSVMDDIEEWLCADVAILRMKV; from the exons ATGGAGTTCTTACTCGGAAATCCCTACAGCACTCCCGTGGGCCAATGCATTG AGAGGGCCACTGATGGAGGGCTCCAGAATGAAGACTGGGCCCTCAACATGGAGATCTGTGACATCATAAACGAGACTGATGAGGG GCCGAAAGATGCCATGCGAGCGTTAAAGAAACGACTCAGTGGCAACAAGAATTACCGAGAAGTCATGCTGGCGCTAACG GTAATGGAGACGTGTGTGAAGAACTGTGGCCACAGGTTTCACGTTCAGGTGGCCAACAGAGATTTCATTGATGGCGTTTTGGTGAAAATAATCTCCCCCAAAGCCAATCCGCCAACCATCGTGCAAGACAAAGTGCTGTCGCTCATACAG GCCTGGGCCGATGCATTCCGGAGCAGTCCTGATCTTACGGGGGTGGTCCACATCTATGAAGAACTGAAGAGGAAGGGGCTGGAGTTCCCCATGGCAGATTTGGATGCACTGTCGCCCATCCACACACCACAGCGG GGAACACCAGAGGTGGACCCAGCCATGATCAAGTACCTCGCACCTGCAACCACTGCTGCATCTCCAAAACCTGCAACAAACTCACCTGCAACACAGGTCTCTCCACATGGCCCCATCACCGCAACTCCCCAACAG GTGGCACGGTTACGTAGTGAGTTGGACATTGTGAGAGGCAACATTAAAGTCTTGTCAGAGATGCTCACAGAGATGGTCCCCGGCCAGGAAGATAAATCCGACCTAGAGCTGCTCCAG GAGCTGCACAGGACATGCAGAGCAATGCAGCAGCGAGTCGTTGAACTGATCTCACGCATGTCAAACGAGGAAGTGACCGAGGAGCTGCTGCACGTCAACGACGACCTCAACAACATTTTCCTCCGATACGAGAG GTATGAAAGGTACAGGTCGGGGAGAGGCGCTCAGAACAAAGGG CTGACGGAGGCAAGTATGACATTGCTGCCATGTTCAGGGCCAGCCAAAGTTCCTGGGATGAACAGTGTGATA ATTTTGGGTGAGGCCACAGATGACAATCTGATTGACTTGGGTCCCGGCTCTCCTGCTGTGGTCACACCCAGAGTGGCATCCAGCACGCCTCCTCACAGCACCGCAGGGGCCGCTGCCTCCCCAGCCCGTAACCCCGCTGCGGCATCCCTGTCCTCTGCGCTGGCCGGCCTTG ATGTCGGTCCTACAAGTCAACCAAGCCGCAACCAGGATGACTTTGACATGTTTGCCCAGACTCGGGGCAGCTCTCTGGCTGACCAACGTAAAAA TGTCAAGTACGAAGATCCGCAGGCTCTGGGTGGTCTGGCCTCGGCTTTGGATGTTAGACAGCACAACACTGGAGGG ATCCCTGTATCGCAGTCCTCTGTCATGGATGACATAGAGGAGTGGCTCTGTGCTGACGTG GCGATCCTCCGGATGAAGGTGTAA
- the tom1l2a gene encoding TOM1-like protein 2 isoform X7 has protein sequence MEFLLGNPYSTPVGQCIERATDGGLQNEDWALNMEICDIINETDEGPKDAMRALKKRLSGNKNYREVMLALTVMETCVKNCGHRFHVQVANRDFIDGVLVKIISPKANPPTIVQDKVLSLIQAWADAFRSSPDLTGVVHIYEELKRKGLEFPMADLDALSPIHTPQRGTPEVDPAMIKYLAPATTAASPKPATNSPATQVSPHGPITATPQQVARLRSELDIVRGNIKVLSEMLTEMVPGQEDKSDLELLQELHRTCRAMQQRVVELISRMSNEEVTEELLHVNDDLNNIFLRYERYERYRSGRGAQNKGLTEASMTLLPCSGPAKVPGMNSVIILGEATDDNLIDLGPGSPAVVTPRVASSTPPHSTAGAAASPARNPAAASLSSALAGLDVGPTSQPSRNQDDFDMFAQTRGSSLADQRKNVKYEDPQALGGLASALDVRQHNTGGLRVERSDNPADQELPIDSWLITQGMIPVSQSSVMDDIEEWLCADVAILRMKV, from the exons ATGGAGTTCTTACTCGGAAATCCCTACAGCACTCCCGTGGGCCAATGCATTG AGAGGGCCACTGATGGAGGGCTCCAGAATGAAGACTGGGCCCTCAACATGGAGATCTGTGACATCATAAACGAGACTGATGAGGG GCCGAAAGATGCCATGCGAGCGTTAAAGAAACGACTCAGTGGCAACAAGAATTACCGAGAAGTCATGCTGGCGCTAACG GTAATGGAGACGTGTGTGAAGAACTGTGGCCACAGGTTTCACGTTCAGGTGGCCAACAGAGATTTCATTGATGGCGTTTTGGTGAAAATAATCTCCCCCAAAGCCAATCCGCCAACCATCGTGCAAGACAAAGTGCTGTCGCTCATACAG GCCTGGGCCGATGCATTCCGGAGCAGTCCTGATCTTACGGGGGTGGTCCACATCTATGAAGAACTGAAGAGGAAGGGGCTGGAGTTCCCCATGGCAGATTTGGATGCACTGTCGCCCATCCACACACCACAGCGG GGAACACCAGAGGTGGACCCAGCCATGATCAAGTACCTCGCACCTGCAACCACTGCTGCATCTCCAAAACCTGCAACAAACTCACCTGCAACACAGGTCTCTCCACATGGCCCCATCACCGCAACTCCCCAACAG GTGGCACGGTTACGTAGTGAGTTGGACATTGTGAGAGGCAACATTAAAGTCTTGTCAGAGATGCTCACAGAGATGGTCCCCGGCCAGGAAGATAAATCCGACCTAGAGCTGCTCCAG GAGCTGCACAGGACATGCAGAGCAATGCAGCAGCGAGTCGTTGAACTGATCTCACGCATGTCAAACGAGGAAGTGACCGAGGAGCTGCTGCACGTCAACGACGACCTCAACAACATTTTCCTCCGATACGAGAG GTATGAAAGGTACAGGTCGGGGAGAGGCGCTCAGAACAAAGGG CTGACGGAGGCAAGTATGACATTGCTGCCATGTTCAGGGCCAGCCAAAGTTCCTGGGATGAACAGTGTGATA ATTTTGGGTGAGGCCACAGATGACAATCTGATTGACTTGGGTCCCGGCTCTCCTGCTGTGGTCACACCCAGAGTGGCATCCAGCACGCCTCCTCACAGCACCGCAGGGGCCGCTGCCTCCCCAGCCCGTAACCCCGCTGCGGCATCCCTGTCCTCTGCGCTGGCCGGCCTTG ATGTCGGTCCTACAAGTCAACCAAGCCGCAACCAGGATGACTTTGACATGTTTGCCCAGACTCGGGGCAGCTCTCTGGCTGACCAACGTAAAAA TGTCAAGTACGAAGATCCGCAGGCTCTGGGTGGTCTGGCCTCGGCTTTGGATGTTAGACAGCACAACACTGGAGGG CTGAGGGTAGAAAGGAGTGATAACCCGGCAGATCAGGAGCTGCCCATAGACAGCTGGCTTATTACCCAAGGAATG ATCCCTGTATCGCAGTCCTCTGTCATGGATGACATAGAGGAGTGGCTCTGTGCTGACGTG GCGATCCTCCGGATGAAGGTGTAA